GAGAGGCCATCTGCACAGggctggtgtctgcagagctgagcCTCTGCATGGTCAGACAAAGGAAGTCGCCAGCGCTGGCAGAGTTGCTGCCTGGTTTCCCACTATTGTTCCCAGTGGCAAATAAAAGGGGGGTGAACGCCCCTGCTGAGCATTGTAGGAGGGGGGTTAATGTTATCTCGATAAAATCTCATGGCCCCTCTCTGAGCAGCTCGTTCCTCTTTCCTGCCAGTCTCCCTCCCTGCATGTTCTCACATCCGTGATACTTGCAGCTCTGCACATAACTCTCTGCGCGGGTACTTTTCCCCATCCCTCAGACACatgcttctctccctcctgggtaGCCTCATGGTCTGCCAGTGGGATCAGTGGATAATCCCAGTGAGAGCGATGTTTCTGTCTGGTCAGTGTGGGAAGTGGGAGGAAGGCTCCTTCTATGTTGCTGGCCTGGGACCTGGGTCTTGTCTCTGCCACAACATTACTGTATCACCTTGGCCAGCCACGCAGGACAGGATTTTTCTGACTGAATTTAGGGTTTGTCTTGGGATGTAATCTTTTGAGCCCTAGAAGTGTTTGTTTCTCCCCGCTGGCTTAAAGTGAGTTCAGATAACTAACCCTGATGGTGGCTATGCGAACAGTGTCTTTTTGTGTCGGGGACTGCCCGTGTCCCTGCAAAGGGACAACGTGAGTTGCTGGAAAGAGAAATCTGTCATAGCCAGTGGGATGCTCTGATATTTTGAGAGGGGGACTCTGGGCTCTGTGTTCTCCCTGGGATGGCTGTGGGGGAAGCAGGGTGATGTGAAGGTGTGTGCGGGTGGGAAACAGCAGCACAATGGGAAACAGACCCAATGCCAGAAACCACCATCCCCAGCACCTGCTCCTGCTGGCGCCATGCTCAGCCCAGGGAGTTTCCACCAACAGGTTCAGTGACCTCAAGAGCAAACAAATTTCCCAAGCCTGCTGGGCTTTATGACCCCCTGCTAACAGGAAGCACCTCTGGAGAAGGAGTGCTTATCAGCGCTTACCTCTGCTTGCTTCAGGAGGTTTTGGGGAAGGGCAGAAGCTGTCTCCCAgctggctgtgcagcagcaggatgACTGTATTCAGCTGTTCTCTGCAGGGCTTGGGAGGGGGGCTGAGGGACTGCTGGTCTCCTGAGCCTtggcctcctcctccctctcactTTCCTGCTGAATCCTGGAGTCTGGCAAAACACCACCAATTTGTTCAGCCAAATCTGGGACGCTGTCTACTGACTTGTAGCTCTTACCTGGGAAGAATACAGCAGGGGTGATGCTCCCCTGTGAGGACAACATTCCCATGTCTCGGAGTTAGGGAGGATGGGACTATTGAACCTGATGTGCATGGCTCCTCAAGCTAAAAGGTTTGGGTCTCGATGGAGCTTGGATGGGAGGTTGCAGAGAGCTCCCACATATTGCTAGTGCAACCCAGGCAGCTGGGCCTGAATCGAGAGCCATGAGAAAGGAAGGAGCTGGGATGCCACTCATGTCACTCCTGCAATGGACTGTTCACTGCTCATGTAATCTGAAGGGTTTGTGTTGGCTGCCCTCTCCTCTGACCCCTTGGAGCCCTTCCTCAGAGCACCGtggggagggatgtggggacCACTATGGTGTGCTGGTGTGGATTTTGAAGCTACCCCCTGCCACAAAAGGAAGGAACTGGGATGCTTCTTTTGGCTGAGCTGTTACATGCAGAAAAGAAGTGAACATAGAAGTGAACATGGAGGTCAGACCTCTATGACCAGCTGGGAAGACGCTTGTCCTATGTGGTTGGAGtagctgtgtgtctgtgtgtctggaGTAGCACCCCTAGGGGCTGTGTGTGGTGGTCCCTCCAGTGAGAGCCCACCGAGGAGGCTGGGAATTGGTTAAATCTCCTGAAGTCCCTAATTAGAGGAAGTATACATAGGGAAGCTATTTCTTTGGATCAGTCTCCTGACGGTTGGTGGGGCCTTGCAGAGGCAGGGGTGCTGTTAATGTGTAAGCCACAAGGAAGTCTAGGGATGTAAAGTCCGTGCGAAATGTTTCTGGGCTAAATTGCTGGTGGCTCCCTGCCTGGTTACTCTGCTCTCTGAGAAAGATGGCTGTAAGGGCTGCTACTCCTGTCCTCTGTCACCCAGGGTCCCCAGCTCAGCAAGGCTGAGTGAGGGACCGGCAAGCCACAGCCACCTCTGCTCTCACCACTTGCGTTTCTTGGGCTGCAGGCAATGCTGCCCACCAAACCCTTGGTTGTGCCTCTCTGCTTTAATCCTCTTTGTATCTCTGCTGTGgtgctctcctttccttctgctgagGACAAGCCTGTtttcatctcctctctctctgaTGTCTTTTCTCACTTGCTGGCTTCACTCAGCCCGCTCTTCCCTTACTGAGTGAGAAGCCCATGCAAGACTTCCAGCACAGAGGGGTTTTGGCCATGAGAGGAACACCAGCTGAGAGCAGTAGATGTTCTCCTGGCTGGGGCACCTTCTCCAAGGAGCACCCTCTCATTTGCGGTGGCAGGGGAGGAATGGCTGAAGGAGCCCCACTGactatttttctctctgccttagGAAAAATTTGAAATCTTCAACCTGGATATGAAGACTGGGAACATCCTGAAGGTCAAAGGCAAGATATCCGATGATGCTGACAGGTAAGTACAAGGAAACCACCTCGAATTGCCAGGACTGAAGGTGGGCTGCAGAGGGAGGTGGTTTTCCAAGGACACCAGGTACAAAAAGTGTGAGCATAGCTCAGTGTTAGGGGAGTCCCTATGCCACCACCATGCAAACTCCCCCGTTTCCTGAGCAGAATGAGGAAACAGGAGGCATTAAGCACCTGCAACACTGGTGGAGGAATTGGGTGCAGAGCTGTGTGTTGGATCTCAGGTCTTCCAAGACCCTGTCCTTGCCTGTGCGGCTGACCTTCCTACTGTTCACCCACAGCTTCAGCATCAATCTTGGCTGCAGCTCCTCAGATCTGGCATTTCACTTCAATCCCCGCTTCAATGAGTCTGTCATCGTCTGCAACTCGAAGTGCTCCAAAGCCTGGCAGACAGAGCATCGTGATAACCACTTCTGTTTCTCCAGGGGCTCCACTGTCAAGGTGAGGGGTCTGTGCTGGCATGGGGTTGTaggaggtgtgtgtgtggggaagccCCTTGTTAGCAGATTCCCATACCCTAGTCCTCCCAGTCCCATCCAATGCCTCCTGCTCTGTCCTGACAGcccctcatcctcatcctctggGTTTTTGGTCCTGACTGCCATTTCCACTCCTCCTCCAAAACCCCAGCGCTTCCTCTGGGAACTTTGCGTGAGCCTTGTCTGTCTCAGGCTTTGTAAGTGCTTCCTGTGCCCCATACCTGCCCAGCAGGTGAGTGCACCAGGGGCACGTATGAAGGTGAAGGGGGGCTCCAAGAAGCTGGATTTTGCTGCTCTCTACCTTATTTCTCTCCCTAATTCCATCCTATGCAAACACGGGCTTTAAGGCAACCCAGAATTTGGAGCAATGTCCAAAAACCTCTCCCTCAGCTCTTCTGTCCTCACTACTCCTGGATCCACACTGCCAATCtatcctccctctcctcctgccggGGATGCTGTCCTAGTTGCTGTCTCACCCCATCTGATGTCCCAAGACATCACATGCTGGGCTGCATTTAGGAGCAGTCCTGTTCCTATTGCTGTGGAGAGGAAGCTTGTTTCCCCAGTCATGGCTGACTCTTGGAGAAGGAGTGGCTAGATGATGGCTTTGGGGAATGATCCCTTTAATTTGCAATAATCAGCAATGGATTCTTGTCCTGTCTGCTTGTGCGTGTTTATCAGCGAAGCTCCTTTTTCTAGGTCCCGGTGAGGGCGTTGGTGTGCCAGGTTTATTCTGCCCTGTTCAGGGCAGAGCTAAGCCACGTGGCGTATAAAGATACACTTGGGTTTAATTGCTCTGAGTTTACAATCTGAGTAGCTGAGACAGCCCCAGGAGAGATCCTCTCCCCAGGTCATAGTCTAGATGCCAGCTCAGACCCTTGAGCTGGTATCTAGGGTCAATATCAGCTGCTCATTTCCTGCATCATCCTGAGCTCAACGCCCAGCACCTTGCTTAAGGCTGTAAGAACCAGGTCTGACCCTCACGTGTAAGTCAGGCCTTTTGCCTGGATGATTACCTCCTAATATCCTCCTTGTCCCCaattcctgcccttcctcccctctcttctcccagatCATCATTGAAATGCTGGCAGACAAATTCCTAGTGAAACTACCAGATAGGCATGAAGTGGAATTCCCCAACCGGCACAGCTACAACAAGATCAGCTACATGAGCGTCAAGGGAGGCTTCAGGGTCACCTCCTTCAAGCTGGAGTGATGGGCGCTGCTTCCTAGCTCTAATAAAAACCCAAGCAGTGGGAGAGTGCTTGCTCCAGCTGCTTTGGCTTCTGTGAGATCTCTGGCTCTGTGGCTCTGTGCGAGACACCGACAAAGTCCAAGGTTTTTCCACCAACAGGAAAGGAGCCCCTGTTGGATGGAAATAGCTCCCAGATAACGCCAGGTGCTTTCCCAGGTCAGACCAGGATGTGGGGTTGAACTGATAGTAGGTAGGGCAAAGCAGACTGTAGGTGGGGTTCAGGAGGAGGGAGGACACTGTGATTGCTCCGGGAATGATTGTGTAATCTCTTCACAATGCACCATTTCTTCCTGCACCCGAAtttttgggagggagggagggaataaagggaagaaaagcgTTGACATGAGTGATGTGGCATTCGATGTGGCATTTCGTGCCACAAAAGCACATAATTAAATGTTAGGTTTGGGAACCTCAGGGCATGGGTTTGATGGGTTCCTCTTGGCTGCTGTcgcagccagcaggcaggaggaaggggtggcTTGTCCTCCTGCAGGAGCGGTACCACACGAAGCGGTGGCACGGGGAGGGCAGCACATGTGTGCCCCTGAGCCAGCATTCCTGCCATCGATAAGGAGTTGTCTCCTCTGACTTTCTCCCTTATCTCACCTCACTTATCTGCTGGCACATTCCAGCTGGGTTACCCATTACTCTGACATTTCCACACCGAACTCTGCTCAACGAAAGTGGGGCGGGGGaaggcagtggggagggaggatggggtTTGGGCTGGGTTACGTGGCTTAGCACCTACTGGTCTGTGTCCTTTGCATGGGACTACAGGCAATTAGTGCTGATTATCAGATGCTGCTGCTCTAATTAAAAAGTATCTCACCAGCCTCAAGTGAGACCGATGTGTGACAGCAAACATCGGGGCACTTTAGGCtgggtgggaggagagcagagtAGAAGAGCATCTTATGGAGAGCCTGGTCTAAGGCAAGGTGGCagcccctcccctccctctccacttcctcaCTGCCCAACCCATGGGACTTGCTGCTGCCTGAGAGCACAGGCAGAAGATGTCTGATGGGCTGGGAGGGCTGTAGCCAGCTTTGGGAAGGGTACTGATCTGCTTCAGGCTGCGAGTGAATCATTGCCAGGCTGGAGAGGAAGCTTTGCACCCTCCTGCGTGCTACGCGGGGCCGGGTGGATAGGAGGTTGCTTTCTGTGTTAGCCATGGTGAGCGGCAAGGTACCGGGCTAGTTAATTCAGGGATCCCAGAGGTGCTGGAAAATCCTGCTGAGAGTGGAGAGGATGGGATTTTGCAGCTGGGGCACTGGCAGACATAGCAAGGAATATGATAAGGTCGCTGCAGCTGAGGGGAGGTACCAGAGGAGAAGCTAGTATCAAAACTGCTTTAATAAGGACAATAATAAGTGCATGGGATACAGAGTGGAGGCACAAAGGATATTCCACGGATGTGGGTCTTTGGTCTGGAGCTTGTGTTACTGTCTGGGAAGTGGAGGACGGGGAGACCTCGTCTTGAGAGCCAGGGTCCCCGTCCCGGAGGGAGCAGCGGTGGCAAAGGCTGATCCTGCTGGGTGCCAGTGGCCAGAGCTGGGGGACTCCTTGAAGCTGCTGCCCGCCCCAGCTCGCTGCTGCTGGCCAGCgtgaggcagctgcctggggaggctgggggagatgggCCTGCCCGTAACGTTGATGGCCTGACTGCGCGTGGCACTCCCACGTACAACACGTGCACGCTGGAGCCTCTTTATTCTGCTCTGAAGAGCTCCCTGCCAGAAGCAGCCGTGTGGCGGGTGAGCCGCGTGGGAGCGGAGCCCTGCAGCCACTGCCCAGCATCTCCCCCCACCGCACACCCCCTCCTGTCCTGGAGAACAAGGGGGGTCCTGTGAGGGTCCCTCTGGTGACCTCAGCCCCCGAGCATCTCAGCTCCACGCCATGGCACAAAGGCGCTTCTGTGAGGGCCTGTTTGCATGCGGGGCAGCGTGGGGGGCAGCTCGTTCCAGGGTGGCCGCGTCACCCAGGGCCGCTTGGCAAGGGGCATTAGCTGTCCTCCACGTGTACCCCTGGAAGGGGGCGCGCTGGAAAGAGGGGTGTGCACGTGGGGaatggggagagaggggtgagGATGGAGAAGGGGTGGCACAGACTGAGTAGCTGCAGAGAGGGAGTCTCCTTGTTCCAAGGCGAGGGGAAGGGATTTTTAGGGCCCAAACTGCAGATTTTGGTGTCCTGACaaccctgcctccagccagccaAGAAGTTTCTCCCCTCCCTACTGCAACGGGATGCGGGTAGGGAAAAGGAGATGTCCTAAGTGATGCTCAGCAGCAGGAGGCAAGTGGAAAGACTCCTGCAATTATCTCTGTGCCTGCTCTCACCTCCTTAACACTGAgctcatggctttttttttttttttttttttttttttgaggggaaaagagaaagcccAGCTCTGTAGGCTTGCCTGCCCCTTGAGCCCCCAGCTGACCTCCCCTGGTAGATAGATGTGCTATACGGGAAGGTCTCGCACCAGCTGGAGCTGGGGATGCCCCCATCCCCGAGGTGCCAGAGCTATTGGTAGGAATATCTCCAGGAGGGCACCCATGCCAGTGCAGAGGGTGGCTGGGGGGCTTTGGTGGGAGGTTGGGGCACGTCCCCggacatgctggcagggccaggcTGAAGGATGGGAGAGAGGGTAGCAGGGGAACCAGATGGGGTGGGAcggggtttggggtttctttggcACATGGGAATGTCCCTTTGGCATCTAATGGCAGCGAGGCCAGGGAAGGGCTGCAATGCCCAGTGCTGTGATGCACAGTCCTCACCCGCGGCagcagcctggcccagccctggggagccccccgGGAGAtgggctctcctcctgccccccactgCCCACCCAGTGCCCCAGCTTGGCAAGGAGGTCGCCCACTGGGTCTGCTGTCGACGTTGGCGCCGGAGGGTGGGGAACAGGGAGGAGGGTGAAGACCCCAGCACCGGTGCCTCTGGTGGGGGGCCGTGATGGGAGGGATGGCCGTTCACACCTTGACTTCGTCGTCCTCCTCCTCATCGGCGTACTCAAAGGAATTGCTGCGCCCCTCCCGGGCACCAGTGTACCCCccctgcaggctggagagcttggcctcctcctcctcctcctcctcatcctcctcctcctcctctccttggtTCCAGGTGGCCTCAGGGGACTGGCTCTCCCCTGTCACTTGCGACCTCCATGAGTTGCTGCTGGGGCTCTCCCACAGGGTCTGCGTCCGGGCCTGCCGGGGACCCTCACCCTTCTCCGAGCTCCGCGGGGTGCTGGTCCCACCATAATGGCGGGCCAGGACCTGGGCTGCCCGGTCAAACTCTCCCGCCTCGATGGTGCAGTCGTTCCAGTGCCCCTGCCGTGGGGTCCCTCTGGGTGCTGCCCCTGGCCCCGAAGCCCAGGCAGAGTCCTCTCCAGTGCCCTCGATGGCGTGTGCCTCTCCGTTGGCACGGACCGACAGTCCCAGCAGCGAGCTGGCCCTCgacaggctgctctgcccggAGCGGTCCCAGAAGCTGGATGTTGCCTTGTCCTCTCCATAGGATGCTGGAGGGACCCCGTCCTTGGTCCCCTCACCACACGGGAGGTCTGGGCCATCCTCCCCCACCTCGCTCCCATTGGTTTCGGAGAAGCTCATCACCTGGAGGAGCTCGCTCATGAGGGAGGGCCCCAGGTCCAGGCGGAAGGAGAGCAGGGAGTCCGAGCGCTtcagctctgcttccccagggaAGGTGCTCTCTTGGGTCTTTTCCAAGCGAGGGACACGAGGGATGGTGCAAAACCCGGACTCCAGCCCTGCGAGGCAGAAGGGATGGCTGGTGAGGGGGGGACGGGTAGGTGGGAGGAAGCCTGCCTTACGTCTGCGGGGGACAAGGGACACTGCCACCAAAGTGGTGCAGGTCACGCTCCCGTCAGTGGCACTGGCCTCTAAAGGACAGGCCAGTGTCTGTGCGGACATCTCCAAAGCCCAGAGTTACAGCAGAGGGTCTCCAGGTGGGCTCTGGGCTTGGTAAGATTCTGGTGGGGGCTGAGCCAGGCAGGTGGGACCAGGAGATGGCAGCATTGCCTCAGCTTGTCTTTCCCTCTGAGCCCAGCCACGTCCCCCGGCTGCTGCAGGTCTCCCAGATCCCCCCGAAACCCTCTGCTCCAAGCCTCCCTCCCTGGGGAAAAGCTGAGCCACAGCCCAGTGCTGTGAGGCCGCAGaagagccacccagctgtcccgtcccatcccgtccttCCCACAACCCTTCCCCAAAGGTTCCTCCTAGACCCCAACCGGCCGGGAGGGATGTGGGCACaatggggaagggggggatggaGTCCCTTGAGGAACACGTGGAGATGGAGGAGTTGGCACAGCTAGGGACAAGGTTAGAGCATCTGCATGGAGGTGGGGAAGGCCGTGCCATGGGTCCCCTTGACCTTGCAACCTTGGTGTGGGCATtgccccactgccccagcaccctcTTGGCTTCCTCGGCGAGGCTGCTCATGGGAAAGGTGTAgggctggggggagatgggggcacCCCCTTACAACTACTCcccacaggctgccagctgcgTGGGGCTATGGGGGGGCGGCGAGGAGGAGAAACCATCCATGGCCCACTTTGGGGGGCACCCTGGGAGGAGACCTTCCAAGGGCAGGAGCAAGGACCATGGTTGAAAGCAAGGTTAGGGTTATCTCCTCACAGGGATTACCAGGACTGGGGACTCTTAAACGTCCTGTCTCTGCTGAGAGCCTAAAGTCCctcagtggggaaactgaggcatggagcgATGGAGAAGGGCTGCGGAGGATGCACTGTGCCTGGGCGCTAGCCTCTGTCCCGCGCTTCACTCACCATAGGTCTGGTGCGTTTTGGAGAAGCTGTTGGAGGCACTTTTGAAGGAGAACTTGCTGGTCaagccccggctgccgccgctgTCGTACATCCCCTCGTTGAGCTGCGGCAGCGAGACGGCATTCTTGATGATGGGCGAGACGGCTGGGGGGGCGGGCGATGCTCCCGCTTGGCCCCCACCGCCCCGGCTCCTCAGCGGCGTCCGGCGGACATGCCGCAGTGTCCGGGCAAAGAAGTTGTTGGCTTTGGCCGTGTCGGCCCTGCCATGGTTGCTGAGAAAAGAGGTGTCCCCGAAGACATCCCCACCGCGCCCCACGTGCATGGTGTGCCGAAAGTCCCCCAGCGGTGGGCTGATCATGTCCGGCGTCAGCTCCGACTTCAGCCGCCGCTTGCCGTGGGAGCCTGACACCCAGCTGAGCACCGGCAGCTTCCCCAGGCTCATGTTGCACCCCTCACCTCACCTCCACCTTtgaaaaagcccccaaaaccagCCCTCACTGGGCTTCCAGTACTGGGGTGGCCTGTCACATCCCCATCGCTCCTGCTCCTATGCTCCTGGGGGAACGGCTCACGTCACCTTGGCTTTCAGCAGGTGGGAAGGGTGCCTGTCCCCCTGCTTCCCTGCACTACGTTGCGCTCATGAAATCACCGGCAGCAGGTACGTCCCCGGTGGCGAGGACGGTGGTGGCGTGGAGGTGTCCCCAGGGGATGTCTGGGGTCACCCCTGGTGCTGCAGAGGTCGCTGGAAGCTGCGTCTGGCCGTGGGCTTAGGGGTTAATCCACTGTCTTCTGCTGCCACTGGATGAGCAGGAGCCGGTCACAGATGGGGCAGTGGGTGACGGGAGCTTGGGGTGGGCTGGCAGGGCAAGCGCCTTGTTCCCCTCGTCGGCCACCTAAACAAGATAAGAGGAATGGTGAAGCCCTTGGAGAGGATTTTCCCAACCAGGTGTCGGCTGCACccccggggctggctggggaggttAAAGGCGGCACGAGCAACAGTGGGGAGGTTGCTACTGGCTGTCCCCCTCGCCTGGCCCTCCTcttggggaggaagaaaaaggctttcCCTGCAAAACACATGCTCTTCCTTACCCCTCTGACCTCACTtggcgtgcctcagtttcccctgcctgcaaagcagctttgccgGACCCATGCCGCAACGCAGGCTGAGGATTTCCCTCCCGGGCAGCACCTCCTCCCGGAGCAgtgccctgcccggctgcctggGCTCCTGGGGCGAGaaacctctccctcctttttgCTATTCAGATGAACCCTTGGGGAGAGGGTGAGGCCTGGGGACCACGtgctttggggaggaggggtggCGGAGAGGGAAAATGCAATATTTGTATATTGGTTTGTTTGTCCTCCTCTGGCTGGGTCCCCGGGTGCTGGGCAGACATGCCGGAGCAGCAGGGAGccgggggtgcagggagggcagctgctttgcaggcaagggaaactgaggcacggcaagGGAGGTGATTGCTCGAGTTCGGAGGAGAAGGCGGGAGGGGTCCCTGCACGCAGGCAGGTCCCGGAGGCACCAGGCGAGGAGGGAGCGGCTGGGCGCACGATGGCAGGGCGATGACCTCCCCGGTCAGCGGGGAGGACGCTCGGATCAGCAGATCCCCCGCCGGTGTGTGTGGCAAGGGGGAGAGGGCGGGTTGGCGAAAGGAGAGGATTCGGGACACGGGGCACCTCAGAGCATCAGTGGCCCAGGTGCCCACCTGGGGACATGTCCCCGCCTGGGCTCAGTCCCCACTCAGGAGCTGGGGGAACGGGATGGAGCTGGGTCCCTTCAGCAGGGCCGGCTGCGGAGGGCAGCATGCCAAGAGGAGACGCGGGAGCCTTGCATACCTCGGTCCCCATGTGCCGGGACCCCCATCGCTGCGTGGCTCTTCTGTCTCCCCCCGCCACACCGCCTGCCTCCCCTGCGGGTCCCCGTGTCACCTCGGAGCAGTCAGGTGGTGCCAGGGTGGCAAAGCCTCGGGCGAGGGGGAGCCCTGGACATGAAGCTGCTCTCCTGGCTGGCTACACGTGTTTTTTGCCTTGCCCTGGCCTTGTTTGCTCACCCGGGGCCCCTCTTATCTGCCAGGGGTTAATGCCcggggaagggaaaacaaacctCCCCCGGAGCTCCCGGCACCATTCGCTGCCTCCCATGGTGGCAGCGGCCGGTGGCAGCGGGGACAGCGGCAGGTTGGCTTCCTGCTGGCCTCCAGCTCCCTGGCTCGCGCTGCCCACGTCTGCCTCCTGCTCACGGAGGCCATGCGGTGCTGCctcgcggccgggccgggccaggcacGTGGCAGATTTGGGGCGGGAGGACAAGTGGGGAGGAATTTCCTCTCTCTGGCAGAAGCCCACCCATAGCCACTGGGTCAGGGCTCTCCTGGAGCGCAAGAAAACCACTGGGGTGGTCCCTGCAGCACAACGGGGGGCTTGGAACCACAGGGAGAGAGATGCGACCCCGTTTTTGAGCTGTCCTCGGGTCCCCCAGGAAGGCGTGTGACCCTGGGAGAGGGTATTAGGCGAGTTACAGCCCGCgagttttcctttccctctgcacGTTGGAGGCCCTCAGAGACCCAAAGTGGGGACTGTGCCCTTCAGCACGTGCTGCACCGGGCAGGGCTACTCTCAGGGGTGGAACCCCCACCCCAGGTCCCCCAcacagcagagctgccctgcATACTGCTGCGGGGGACTGGGGCTGGCGTCAccctggggacggggtggggaggCAAGGGAAGGGGGGATGTGAGAGGAGAGCATCCCCTTGCTCCCTGCCCGGAGAACTATTGAGCAGGGAGCCGGGAGGAGGAAAGTGTTTCTCCTTCCTTGTCCCTTGGCCACCACAGGGACGCAAGCCAGCACCTCCTTGCCccaggctctccctgcctgctggcaggcagcaggcgctgggagaggagggagggagggagggagggagggaggcagctaGTGCCCAACCCTACCTGGATGGCAGGTTTCTGGCAGGCCTGCTgggctttttctccttccaatctccccctttttcctcctttcctctgccccgGTTCGTGTCCCTGCCGGCCGTGCCCCTTTGAGCCCTCCCCTCCACCCAAGCGGACTCCTCCATGCCAGGGAAACTCGTGATTCTGCAGGCAAAGGGTGACCCGTGCgctctccttccctccactgGGCAAGGGGACCCCCAGTCTGGCCACCCGTCCGTCTGGCTGCTTCCATCCGGCAGTCTGCTGCGTTTGCCAGCCCCTGGCATGGCGAGCCCGCAGCCTGTCCCGACCTCCCCTTCCCCGGCATCCTCTCCCCGGCTCCCTCCTTGCCTCCTCTGGGAAGCCCCCTGCCCTCAAAGACCAACCGCTggcacatcctcctcctcctcctcctcccagcctggcctcCCCGATTTCCCCCCAAGTTCAGCTGGTTTCCACTGGTTTTCCACTCGCCAGGAATGGCCAGAGATGTTCTGCTTGCTGGGAAGAGCGGAAACCAGAAAGGGGGGGAAAATAATCCAGATGTCTAGTTGGCtggagctgctgagagcagcctcttccctcctcctcctctccttaaagctcccccccccccccccccccccccaaggggacATACTCCAAAAGAGGGCGAGGAGATGTTTGGGGTGGTCTCAACAGGGGAAAGAGTGGGTGGAAATGGCTGTGGGCGGCCAGGAAGGCTTTCCCAGCCGTCCTGAGTGCCGAAAAACCTCCCTTTCCCCggaggaagggaggcagaggCTCCCCCATTGGGTCACTGTTCTAGGATGGGGAAAGCCGGCAGGGACAGgcttttggggaagggggaaaggggcttggctggctgggctgggcctCTTCCAGTTCCCCTGGAGCAGTGCCGGG
The genomic region above belongs to Mycteria americana isolate JAX WOST 10 ecotype Jacksonville Zoo and Gardens chromosome 1, USCA_MyAme_1.0, whole genome shotgun sequence and contains:
- the CDC42EP1 gene encoding cdc42 effector protein 1; protein product: MSLGKLPVLSWVSGSHGKRRLKSELTPDMISPPLGDFRHTMHVGRGGDVFGDTSFLSNHGRADTAKANNFFARTLRHVRRTPLRSRGGGGQAGASPAPPAVSPIIKNAVSLPQLNEGMYDSGGSRGLTSKFSFKSASNSFSKTHQTYGLESGFCTIPRVPRLEKTQESTFPGEAELKRSDSLLSFRLDLGPSLMSELLQVMSFSETNGSEVGEDGPDLPCGEGTKDGVPPASYGEDKATSSFWDRSGQSSLSRASSLLGLSVRANGEAHAIEGTGEDSAWASGPGAAPRGTPRQGHWNDCTIEAGEFDRAAQVLARHYGGTSTPRSSEKGEGPRQARTQTLWESPSSNSWRSQVTGESQSPEATWNQGEEEEEDEEEEEEEAKLSSLQGGYTGAREGRSNSFEYADEEEDDEVKV
- the LGALS2 gene encoding galectin-2, coding for MKTGNILKVKGKISDDADSFSINLGCSSSDLAFHFNPRFNESVIVCNSKCSKAWQTEHRDNHFCFSRGSTVKIIIEMLADKFLVKLPDRHEVEFPNRHSYNKISYMSVKGGFRVTSFKLE